In Pseudomonas putida, a genomic segment contains:
- the gdhA gene encoding NADP-specific glutamate dehydrogenase, whose translation MIESVDHFLARLQQRDPGQPEFHQAVEEVLRSLWPFLEANPRYLQAGILERMVEPERAVLFRVSWVDDQGKVQVNRGYRIQMSSAIGPYKGGLRFHPSVNLSVLKFLAFEQVFKNSLTSLPMGGGKGGSDFDPKGKSDAEVMRFCQAFMSELYRHIGADCDVPAGDIGVGAREIGFMFGQYKRLANQFTSVLTGKGMTYGGSLIRPEATGYGCVYFAEEMLKRQDKRIDGRRVAISGSGNVAQYAARKVMDLGGKVISLSDSEGTLYAEAGLTDAQWDALMELKNVKRGRISELAGQFGLEFRKGQTPWSLPCDIALPCATQNELCSEDARTLLSNGCICVAEGANMPTTLDAVDIFIEAGILYAPGKASNAGGVAVSGLEMSQNAMRLLWTAGEVDSKLHNIMQSIHHACVHYGEEADGSVNYVKGANIAGFVKVADAMLAQGVV comes from the coding sequence ATGATCGAATCTGTCGACCATTTCCTCGCACGCCTCCAGCAACGCGACCCAGGCCAGCCTGAATTCCACCAGGCGGTGGAAGAGGTGCTGCGCAGCCTCTGGCCATTCCTCGAAGCCAACCCTCGTTACCTGCAGGCCGGTATCCTCGAACGCATGGTCGAGCCAGAGCGTGCCGTACTGTTCCGGGTGTCCTGGGTCGATGACCAGGGCAAGGTCCAGGTCAACCGCGGTTATCGCATCCAGATGAGCAGCGCCATCGGTCCCTACAAGGGCGGCCTGCGCTTCCACCCCTCGGTGAACCTGAGCGTGCTCAAGTTCCTGGCCTTCGAACAGGTCTTCAAGAACTCCCTGACCTCGCTGCCCATGGGCGGTGGCAAGGGCGGTTCGGACTTCGATCCGAAGGGCAAGAGCGACGCCGAGGTCATGCGCTTCTGCCAGGCCTTCATGAGCGAGCTGTACCGCCACATCGGTGCCGACTGCGATGTACCGGCCGGTGACATCGGCGTGGGCGCGCGCGAAATCGGCTTCATGTTCGGCCAGTACAAGCGCCTGGCCAACCAGTTCACCTCGGTGCTGACCGGCAAGGGCATGACCTACGGTGGCAGCCTGATCCGTCCAGAAGCCACCGGCTACGGCTGCGTGTACTTCGCCGAAGAGATGCTCAAGCGCCAGGACAAGCGCATCGACGGGCGCCGCGTGGCCATCTCCGGCTCCGGCAACGTGGCCCAATATGCTGCACGCAAGGTCATGGACCTGGGCGGCAAGGTCATCTCGCTGTCGGACTCCGAAGGCACGCTTTACGCCGAGGCCGGCCTGACCGATGCCCAGTGGGATGCGCTGATGGAACTCAAGAACGTCAAGCGTGGCCGCATCAGCGAGTTGGCCGGGCAGTTCGGCCTGGAGTTCCGCAAGGGCCAGACCCCGTGGAGCCTGCCATGCGACATCGCCCTGCCATGCGCCACCCAGAACGAACTGTGCAGCGAGGACGCCCGCACCTTGCTCAGCAATGGCTGCATCTGCGTGGCCGAAGGCGCCAACATGCCGACCACTCTGGACGCTGTGGATATCTTCATCGAGGCCGGCATCCTCTATGCGCCGGGCAAGGCATCCAACGCCGGTGGCGTGGCCGTCTCGGGCCTGGAGATGTCGCAAAACGCCATGCGCCTGCTGTGGACTGCCGGGGAAGTGGACAGCAAGCTGCACAACATCATGCAGTCGATCCACCATGCTTGCGTGCACTATGGCGAGGAAGCCGATGGCAGCGTCAACTACGTCAAGGGCGCAAACATCGCCGGCTTCGTGAAAGTCGCCGATGCCATGCTGGCCCAGGGCGTGGTCTGA